The following are from one region of the Paenibacillus protaetiae genome:
- a CDS encoding helix-turn-helix transcriptional regulator: MIRQSLLLSLPRMPYFCFPESVGHYSEYPEHDVYREAGALNNFNIHYVVSGKGYVELEGTRHELRAGEAVLYFPLQKQVYYSSQDEPWDVRWFHFYGGTGLRDYLLEQGLNQSPLWKVRQPALWEEAHERLLAEAETYRMLRPAQLSLLTYALITLFVEQAAVLKEGKSVAAGERMMELLPLMQQEAAKPFVLEEWAERLGVTPYYFCKLFRAAMRMTPMEFITRCRLQAAKQWLLERKDAAIGQIAEEAGYPNASYFNKRFMEHEGMTPTAYRKLYAIRQEN, encoded by the coding sequence ATGATTCGCCAAAGCTTGCTTCTGTCGCTTCCCCGGATGCCGTATTTTTGCTTTCCCGAGTCAGTTGGTCATTATTCGGAGTATCCCGAGCATGATGTATACCGGGAAGCAGGGGCGCTGAACAATTTCAATATTCATTATGTCGTTTCCGGCAAAGGATACGTGGAGCTGGAAGGCACACGGCATGAGCTTCGCGCAGGCGAGGCGGTGCTCTATTTCCCGTTGCAAAAGCAGGTGTATTACAGCAGCCAGGATGAGCCGTGGGATGTGCGATGGTTTCATTTTTACGGGGGAACGGGGCTGCGCGATTATTTGCTTGAGCAAGGCTTGAACCAAAGCCCGCTGTGGAAGGTGAGGCAGCCAGCGTTATGGGAAGAGGCGCATGAAAGGCTGCTGGCTGAAGCGGAAACGTACCGGATGCTTCGTCCGGCCCAGCTGTCGCTGCTCACCTACGCACTTATTACGCTGTTTGTCGAGCAAGCGGCGGTGCTTAAGGAAGGCAAATCGGTTGCGGCGGGGGAGCGGATGATGGAGCTGCTCCCGCTCATGCAGCAGGAAGCGGCAAAGCCGTTTGTACTGGAGGAGTGGGCGGAGAGGCTGGGCGTTACGCCTTATTATTTTTGCAAGCTGTTCCGTGCGGCGATGCGCATGACGCCTATGGAATTTATTACGCGCTGCAGGCTGCAGGCCGCCAAGCAATGGCTGCTGGAACGGAAAGATGCCGCCATCGGGCAAATCGCGGAAGAGGCGGGGTATCCGAATGCGAGCTATTTCAACAAACGTTTTATGGAGCATGAAGGCATGACGCCAACCGCTTACCGCAAGCTGTACGCCATACGGCAGGAGAACTGA
- a CDS encoding aldo/keto reductase — protein sequence MEYLNVVGLDKPVSRLMKGSDYFVHERYEKAAANMDQFFAVGGNAVDTAHVYTGGQSEEVIGRYLEERGNRDEWVILTKGAHHDEHGPRVNADAIRRDITVSLERLRTGYIDMYALHRDDPSVPAGEIIEALNEYISKGVVKAIGVSNWTWQRIQEANDYAAANGLTGFTFSSPNLSLAKPNEPFWKGCVSADQETCEWHEANQFPLFSWSSQARGFFTGLFTPDNRSNADLVRVFYNDDNWERLERAHQLAKSKKATAIQIALAYVLNQPFPTCALIGAQSAEELASCDEGSRIVLTREELAWLDLSSDGQ from the coding sequence ATGGAGTATTTGAATGTAGTTGGCTTGGATAAACCGGTATCCCGTTTGATGAAAGGTTCGGATTATTTCGTTCACGAGCGTTATGAGAAAGCGGCGGCCAATATGGACCAGTTTTTTGCCGTTGGCGGCAATGCGGTCGACACGGCCCATGTCTATACCGGCGGGCAAAGCGAAGAAGTAATCGGACGATATTTGGAAGAACGCGGCAACCGGGATGAGTGGGTGATTTTGACCAAAGGGGCGCACCATGACGAACATGGTCCGCGTGTGAATGCCGATGCGATCCGCCGCGATATTACAGTAAGTCTGGAACGGCTGCGGACCGGCTACATTGATATGTATGCGCTTCATCGCGATGATCCGTCTGTACCGGCCGGCGAAATCATTGAAGCTTTAAACGAATATATATCCAAAGGCGTTGTGAAAGCCATCGGCGTCTCGAACTGGACTTGGCAGCGTATCCAGGAAGCCAATGATTACGCCGCAGCTAACGGCTTGACGGGCTTCACCTTCAGCAGCCCGAATTTAAGCCTGGCGAAGCCAAACGAACCGTTCTGGAAAGGCTGCGTCTCCGCCGACCAGGAAACTTGCGAATGGCACGAGGCGAACCAGTTCCCGCTATTCTCCTGGTCCTCTCAGGCGCGCGGTTTCTTCACCGGCTTGTTTACGCCGGACAACCGTTCCAATGCGGATCTGGTCCGGGTATTCTACAACGACGATAATTGGGAACGCCTCGAACGTGCCCATCAGCTGGCCAAAAGCAAAAAGGCAACGGCCATCCAAATTGCGCTTGCCTATGTGCTGAATCAGCCTTTTCCAACCTGCGCCTTGATTGGCGCCCAATCGGCGGAAGAGCTGGCTTCCTGCGATGAAGGCTCGCGGATCGTGTTGACCCGCGAGGAGCTGGCCTGGCTTGATTTGTCCTCGGACGGCCAATAA
- a CDS encoding cyclase family protein: MIIDLTHPIRDGLPPYPGDAETSLVHSKQYAKDYYNNHYLSINMHAGTHIDGPMHLTDCYTYMDEFPPDRFIGEGCLLDVSGQDVIDYKETYEQQIGQNQIVLIHTGQSQRFGEPDYFEHHPVLTEAFAALLVRKQVKLVGLDTPSPDKYPFAVHKHLFQNGILIAENLTNLVKLIDAVSFEVIALPLLIRADSSIARVIARIRS; the protein is encoded by the coding sequence ATGATCATTGATTTGACGCATCCGATCCGGGACGGCCTGCCGCCTTATCCGGGAGATGCGGAAACGTCGCTAGTCCATTCCAAGCAATACGCTAAGGATTATTACAACAATCATTATTTGTCCATTAATATGCACGCGGGAACGCATATTGACGGACCGATGCATTTGACGGATTGCTATACGTATATGGATGAATTTCCGCCGGACCGTTTTATTGGAGAGGGGTGTTTGCTGGACGTATCCGGGCAAGATGTGATTGATTATAAAGAAACCTATGAGCAGCAAATCGGGCAAAATCAAATCGTGTTAATCCATACCGGACAGAGCCAACGGTTTGGAGAGCCGGACTATTTCGAACATCATCCGGTGCTGACTGAAGCGTTCGCGGCGCTCCTTGTCCGCAAACAAGTCAAGCTGGTCGGCTTGGACACGCCTTCGCCGGACAAATACCCGTTTGCTGTCCATAAACATCTTTTTCAAAACGGGATATTGATTGCAGAAAATTTAACGAATCTTGTGAAGCTTATAGATGCTGTGTCATTTGAAGTTATCGCCCTGCCGTTACTTATCCGGGCAGATTCCTCAATTGCCCGTGTCATTGCTAGAATCAGATCTTGA
- the ybaK gene encoding Cys-tRNA(Pro) deacylase gives MASKTNACRMLDSLHIPYTQHEYDWDEDHLDAGTVAGKVGLLPEQLFKTLVLKGDKTGILTACIPGDKELNLKALAAVSGNKKVEMVPVKEIQALTGYIRGGVSPLGMKKKYPLYLHASAVTAELVSISGGRRGLQIFLAGKSLAQAAEGKVCEIV, from the coding sequence GTGGCTTCCAAAACCAATGCTTGCAGAATGCTGGATTCGCTGCATATTCCTTATACGCAGCATGAATATGATTGGGACGAGGATCATTTGGACGCGGGGACCGTAGCCGGGAAAGTCGGGCTTCTGCCGGAGCAGCTGTTTAAAACGCTCGTATTGAAGGGGGATAAAACCGGCATTCTGACCGCTTGCATTCCCGGGGATAAGGAATTGAACTTGAAGGCGCTCGCAGCTGTAAGCGGCAATAAGAAGGTGGAAATGGTGCCGGTTAAAGAAATTCAGGCGCTTACCGGATATATTCGGGGAGGGGTATCCCCTCTAGGAATGAAGAAAAAATATCCGCTTTATTTGCATGCTTCGGCGGTAACGGCAGAGCTGGTCAGCATTAGCGGCGGACGTCGCGGCTTGCAAATTTTTCTGGCGGGCAAAAGCCTGGCGCAGGCAGCGGAAGGAAAGGTATGCGAGATCGTTTAA
- a CDS encoding TrkH family potassium uptake protein translates to MWSKIRDWMEKRSPAQVITGYYLLAVTISILLLSIPAVHKPGVKVSFFDTVFTAVSVVSDTGLGVFNISETYSVLGYFVIMLILQFAGIGIMAMSTFFWILLGRKIGLRERRLIMVDNNQFALSGLVNMVREILIIVVLTELIGGVILGFRFLSYFPTWHEAFVQGLFASVSATTNAGMDITGKSLIPFAHDYFVQIISVILIIFGAIGFPVLLEIKAFLSRKKSENAHPFRFSLFAKLTTSTYGILLVIGTVLIWMFERQHFLKDKSWHEGFFYSFFQAATTRSAGLTTMDINDFSIPTLVLMCLLMFIGGSPNSVGGGIRTTTFALNMLFIYHYAKGNRDIKVFKREIHSDDILKSLAISVLATILCAFSIIAISFSDKQVPLLAIVLEVCSSFGTVGLSTGITPDLSAFAKCILMVLMFIGRIGLTSVLFMISGGQKEAKIHYPVERVITG, encoded by the coding sequence ATGTGGAGCAAGATTCGGGACTGGATGGAGAAACGGTCCCCCGCGCAAGTCATTACCGGCTATTATTTGCTGGCCGTCACCATTTCAATTCTATTACTTAGTATTCCGGCTGTACATAAACCCGGCGTCAAAGTTTCTTTTTTCGATACGGTATTTACGGCGGTTAGCGTCGTCAGCGATACGGGATTGGGCGTATTTAACATATCCGAAACCTACAGCGTGCTTGGCTATTTTGTCATTATGCTCATATTGCAGTTTGCCGGCATCGGCATCATGGCTATGAGCACGTTTTTCTGGATCTTGCTTGGCCGTAAAATCGGACTGCGCGAAAGGCGCTTAATTATGGTCGATAATAACCAGTTTGCTTTATCCGGACTCGTCAATATGGTTAGGGAAATTTTGATTATTGTCGTGCTCACCGAGCTGATTGGGGGCGTTATATTAGGATTCCGCTTTTTATCCTATTTCCCGACTTGGCATGAAGCGTTTGTGCAAGGCTTGTTCGCTTCCGTCAGCGCCACGACAAATGCCGGAATGGACATAACCGGGAAGTCGCTTATCCCTTTCGCCCATGATTATTTCGTGCAAATCATTTCCGTCATTCTTATTATTTTCGGCGCGATCGGGTTTCCGGTGCTGCTGGAGATTAAAGCTTTTCTATCTCGAAAAAAATCGGAGAATGCCCATCCGTTCCGCTTCTCTTTATTCGCCAAGCTGACGACCTCGACATACGGCATCCTGCTTGTAATCGGTACGGTGCTTATCTGGATGTTTGAACGCCAGCATTTTTTGAAAGACAAATCTTGGCATGAAGGCTTTTTCTACTCGTTTTTTCAAGCGGCTACAACAAGAAGCGCCGGATTAACGACTATGGACATTAACGATTTTTCCATTCCGACGCTGGTGCTGATGTGCCTTCTGATGTTCATCGGGGGATCGCCCAACTCAGTTGGCGGCGGTATCCGCACCACGACCTTCGCTTTGAATATGCTGTTTATTTACCATTACGCCAAAGGAAACCGCGATATTAAAGTATTCAAGCGGGAGATTCATTCCGACGATATATTAAAATCGCTGGCGATTTCGGTTTTGGCCACGATCCTGTGCGCTTTCTCGATTATTGCGATCAGCTTCTCGGACAAGCAGGTCCCGCTGCTCGCGATCGTGCTTGAAGTATGCTCTTCGTTTGGTACCGTAGGCTTGTCGACAGGCATTACGCCGGACTTAAGCGCATTCGCCAAATGCATCCTGATGGTCCTCATGTTTATTGGAAGAATCGGCTTAACGTCCGTTTTATTTATGATTAGCGGCGGACAAAAGGAAGCCAAAATCCATTACCCGGTAGAGCGGGTCATTACGGGGTAA
- a CDS encoding GntR family transcriptional regulator has translation MFVELDLQSDVPIYTQLVDQIVEGIANGGLKPGDPLPSVRSLAADLDINLHTVNKAYQQLKQEGFLQIHRKQGVIVQPGEMPGVTAEFETRMTRQLKALAAESAVRGLNAEQFSAYAERIYRQVSTTDNGRNQP, from the coding sequence ATGTTTGTAGAGCTTGATTTGCAATCGGATGTCCCCATCTACACGCAGCTTGTCGACCAGATTGTGGAGGGTATCGCAAACGGCGGGCTGAAGCCCGGCGATCCGCTGCCGTCGGTTCGCAGCCTTGCCGCCGACCTGGATATTAATTTGCATACGGTGAATAAAGCGTATCAGCAGTTGAAGCAAGAAGGATTTCTGCAAATTCACCGCAAGCAAGGCGTCATCGTGCAGCCAGGCGAAATGCCGGGCGTAACAGCCGAGTTTGAAACCCGGATGACGAGACAGCTCAAAGCGTTAGCGGCAGAGTCCGCCGTCCGCGGGCTGAATGCGGAACAATTCAGCGCTTATGCCGAGCGTATATACCGGCAAGTATCAACAACCGACAATGGGAGGAATCAGCCATGA
- a CDS encoding DUF1648 domain-containing protein yields MNETAWGLILFGATDLILIASFACYPYILARAILFGVYVPEAFRNDRKVSQMRFRFTVSQILADLAAAAAVIGWALASGTKMVDALPIVVPVHLVFALLFYIVFHRKAVQLKAEQNWSLSEVQPAKRVASLKDRRKEAIMPPLSFAPHLFIPLIIMALIGMHWDQIPDSFATHFGLNGKPDHWSAKSFGSVFSLSFIQLGAGILSVLINYTIGTAKQQLDPADPEASLKKQSQFRSVLSRFVWLIMLALILFVGYGQASMLFEQSFGQVPGWVDALLPILMIAGTAILLVYSSRKGLGQNYDTAAKDDRLWKLGGTTYYNPQDPSLFVSKRSGLGMTVNFAHPVSWIIIGLLVLILAIVPFLG; encoded by the coding sequence ATGAACGAAACGGCTTGGGGTTTAATTTTGTTTGGCGCAACGGATTTGATTTTGATCGCAAGCTTTGCTTGCTATCCGTATATTTTGGCTCGCGCCATTTTGTTCGGCGTATATGTGCCGGAAGCTTTCCGCAATGATCGTAAAGTGTCGCAAATGCGGTTCAGATTCACCGTCTCGCAAATATTGGCCGATCTGGCCGCTGCTGCCGCGGTCATAGGCTGGGCGCTGGCTAGCGGGACCAAGATGGTTGATGCGCTGCCGATCGTTGTGCCTGTTCATCTCGTATTCGCCCTATTGTTCTACATCGTGTTCCACCGCAAAGCGGTTCAATTGAAAGCGGAGCAAAACTGGAGCCTCAGCGAGGTACAGCCGGCCAAACGGGTAGCGAGCTTGAAGGACCGGCGTAAAGAAGCGATCATGCCGCCTCTGTCGTTTGCGCCACATCTGTTCATCCCGCTTATTATAATGGCGCTGATCGGCATGCACTGGGATCAAATTCCGGACAGCTTCGCCACGCATTTCGGCTTGAACGGCAAACCGGATCATTGGTCGGCCAAATCGTTTGGTTCTGTATTTTCCTTAAGCTTTATCCAGCTGGGAGCTGGTATTTTATCCGTTCTGATTAACTACACGATCGGGACGGCTAAGCAGCAGCTGGACCCTGCCGATCCTGAAGCTTCGCTCAAGAAGCAGTCGCAATTCCGCAGCGTATTATCCCGTTTCGTATGGCTGATTATGCTGGCTCTCATTTTGTTTGTCGGGTACGGCCAGGCATCTATGCTGTTTGAGCAAAGCTTCGGCCAAGTGCCGGGCTGGGTGGACGCGCTGCTTCCGATTCTAATGATTGCCGGGACGGCTATTCTGCTTGTATACAGCTCGCGCAAAGGGCTTGGGCAAAATTATGATACGGCGGCAAAAGATGACCGGCTGTGGAAGCTGGGCGGCACAACGTATTATAATCCGCAAGATCCGTCGCTGTTCGTTTCGAAGCGCAGCGGGCTTGGCATGACTGTCAATTTTGCGCATCCGGTCAGCTGGATCATTATCGGTTTGCTCGTCTTGATCCTCGCGATCGTTCCTTTTTTGGGATAA
- a CDS encoding tryptophan--tRNA ligase: MSSTIVLTGIKPTGKVHVGNYLAAIKPALRMAAEPGRTSLFFIADYHGLTFIQNNEEFRELTYGIAATWLALGLDPEHTVFYRQSDVPEIFELSWILSCLAPKGLMNRAHAYKAIVDRNGMLGADADNGVNMGLFTYPVLMAADILLFQSDLVPVGKDQIQHVEIARDIAELFNRVFGETFKLPQYAVDEETAVIPGLDGRKMSKSYNNTIPLFEPAGTLHKLINKIKTDSTPPGEPKNPEDPPLFALYKPFASEAQIEVMRASYANGISWSAAKQELFQAMDAFLEEPRRKYEDLMADPAQIDAILKQGAAKARALAAPQMDKVRRAIGR; encoded by the coding sequence GTGAGCAGCACAATCGTATTAACGGGCATTAAGCCAACCGGGAAAGTCCACGTCGGCAATTATTTGGCCGCAATCAAACCTGCGCTGCGAATGGCAGCCGAGCCTGGCCGGACGTCGTTGTTTTTTATCGCCGATTATCACGGGCTGACGTTTATTCAGAACAATGAGGAGTTCAGAGAGCTTACGTACGGCATTGCGGCCACATGGTTGGCGCTTGGGCTGGACCCGGAGCATACCGTTTTCTACCGCCAGTCCGATGTCCCGGAAATATTCGAACTTAGCTGGATTCTGTCCTGCCTTGCGCCTAAAGGGCTGATGAACCGCGCGCATGCGTATAAAGCAATCGTCGACCGCAATGGGATGCTTGGCGCAGATGCGGACAACGGCGTTAATATGGGGCTGTTTACGTATCCCGTCTTAATGGCGGCGGACATCCTGCTGTTTCAATCCGATCTGGTGCCGGTCGGCAAAGACCAAATTCAGCATGTCGAAATCGCCCGCGACATCGCCGAATTGTTTAATCGCGTTTTTGGCGAGACATTCAAGCTGCCGCAGTATGCCGTAGACGAAGAAACAGCCGTAATCCCGGGGCTTGACGGCCGCAAAATGAGCAAAAGCTACAATAATACCATTCCGTTGTTTGAGCCGGCTGGCACGTTGCATAAGCTGATTAACAAAATCAAAACGGATTCCACGCCGCCCGGCGAACCTAAAAACCCGGAGGATCCCCCCCTTTTTGCGCTATATAAACCGTTCGCTTCCGAAGCGCAAATCGAAGTTATGCGGGCAAGCTACGCTAACGGTATCAGCTGGAGTGCTGCAAAGCAGGAGCTGTTTCAGGCGATGGACGCCTTTTTGGAGGAGCCGCGCCGCAAATATGAGGATTTGATGGCCGATCCTGCGCAGATCGACGCCATCTTAAAGCAGGGGGCGGCTAAAGCAAGGGCGCTTGCGGCTCCCCAAATGGATAAAGTACGGCGCGCAATCGGCCGTTAA
- a CDS encoding glutamine--tRNA ligase/YqeY domain fusion protein translates to MSGISEDRENQYMLKLINDELAHMPFHREMCTRFPPEPNGYLHIGSAYAIHMSYSIASRHNGRFHLRFDDTNPLKEDWEYVNAIVEDMKWLGYEPDAVYFGSDYSDQIYRAAVALVQQGKAYLCDLTAEETAEYRGTLTMPGTNSPYRTRSVRQNVELLERMKQGEFPAGAKVLRAKIDMASPNMNLRDPVLYRIIHATHYRTGDSWCIYPMYDFAHPIQDAIEGITYSLCSVEFKDHRPLYEWVLHELGYTEPPRQREFGRLHITGAVTSKRYIRAMVDEGVVDGWDDPRLPTLKGLRRRGYTPESIRSFIREIGSIRVHSTAHLALLDHHLRQDLKTKTVGVMAVLHPLKVVITNYQAGGMELLELDNSSENRQLGTREVPFAQTIYIERDDFMEHPPAGYYRLSPGTEVRLKGAYFIRCDEVVKDPQTGEIMELRCTYDPLTRSGAGFTGRKVKGTIHWVSAAHAVRAEVRLYEPLLLENASIQGEDWRSGLNPHSLTVVKQALLEPFIHSATPENTFQFIRHGYFVLDRKDSTAEKPVFNRIVPLKDSWTKR, encoded by the coding sequence ATGAGTGGAATTAGTGAAGATCGTGAGAATCAATACATGCTCAAGCTGATTAATGATGAACTTGCGCACATGCCTTTCCATCGAGAAATGTGCACGCGTTTTCCCCCGGAGCCTAACGGCTATTTGCATATCGGCAGCGCGTATGCCATCCATATGAGCTATTCTATCGCGTCAAGGCATAATGGCAGGTTCCATTTGAGGTTTGACGATACGAATCCGTTAAAGGAGGATTGGGAATACGTTAATGCCATTGTCGAAGACATGAAGTGGCTGGGTTACGAGCCGGACGCTGTCTATTTCGGCTCCGACTACTCGGATCAAATTTACCGCGCAGCTGTTGCTTTGGTCCAACAAGGAAAAGCGTACTTGTGCGATTTGACAGCGGAGGAAACGGCGGAGTACCGGGGGACGCTTACTATGCCCGGAACAAACAGCCCTTACCGGACCCGGTCCGTCCGGCAAAATGTGGAGCTGCTGGAGCGCATGAAGCAGGGCGAATTTCCTGCAGGCGCTAAAGTGCTGCGCGCCAAAATCGATATGGCTTCGCCGAATATGAATTTGCGCGACCCGGTCCTGTATCGCATTATTCATGCCACCCATTACCGGACAGGAGACAGCTGGTGCATTTATCCGATGTATGATTTTGCCCATCCGATTCAGGACGCTATCGAAGGCATTACCTATTCGTTATGCTCCGTCGAATTTAAAGATCACCGGCCGCTGTATGAATGGGTTTTGCATGAGTTAGGTTATACGGAGCCGCCGCGGCAAAGAGAGTTCGGGCGGCTGCATATTACCGGTGCGGTTACCAGTAAACGTTATATCCGCGCTATGGTTGATGAAGGCGTGGTGGACGGCTGGGATGATCCCCGGCTGCCGACGCTGAAAGGACTGCGAAGAAGAGGCTATACGCCGGAAAGCATCCGCAGCTTTATCCGGGAAATTGGCAGCATCAGGGTGCACAGCACGGCGCATTTGGCGCTTCTTGACCATCATCTTCGGCAGGATTTGAAAACGAAAACGGTTGGTGTCATGGCAGTACTGCATCCGCTTAAAGTTGTTATCACTAATTACCAGGCAGGAGGCATGGAGCTGTTGGAGCTGGACAACAGCAGCGAAAACAGGCAGCTGGGCACGCGGGAAGTTCCTTTCGCTCAAACGATCTACATTGAGCGGGATGACTTTATGGAGCACCCTCCAGCCGGTTATTACCGGCTGAGCCCGGGAACGGAAGTGAGGCTGAAGGGCGCTTATTTTATCCGCTGCGATGAAGTGGTGAAAGACCCGCAAACCGGTGAAATCATGGAGCTGCGCTGCACGTATGACCCGCTGACCAGAAGCGGCGCCGGTTTTACCGGCCGCAAGGTGAAAGGGACGATTCATTGGGTATCCGCCGCCCATGCCGTGCGAGCGGAGGTTCGCCTATACGAGCCGCTGCTGCTTGAGAATGCGTCCATTCAAGGCGAAGACTGGAGATCGGGGTTAAATCCGCATTCGCTTACGGTTGTGAAGCAGGCGTTGTTGGAGCCGTTTATCCATAGCGCTACGCCTGAGAATACATTCCAGTTTATACGCCACGGTTATTTTGTCTTGGACCGGAAAGACAGCACGGCGGAGAAACCGGTGTTTAACCGGATTGTTCCGTTAAAGGATTCGTGGACCAAACGTTAA
- a CDS encoding glycosyltransferase family 4 protein codes for MDRKKIVLVAGVFPPGIGGMQNYYYNLSKYTKHDITVLAPEYPGSGLFDEGQPFRIVRGNFMRGEKVHFTSWGRLFRHVRKLMASEKPDVTIYGYVLIGFIGLLLKLFGSRRYMISTHGMDMLYFRRFIGLNFIVKLILTHADGVLANSEFTKKLVEDYGVDPSRISLVYPGVEPIFERKPANEELASRYGLEGKYVLMSVGRLITRKGHDRVIEAMPAILSHIPNAVYVIVGDGPERTRLEQLAREKGVGSAVLFTGSISGSESLNEHYSLADQFIMVSRQLEKGDAEGFGIVYLEAASAGVPVIAGRSGGALEAVLHGETGLLVNPEAHAEITESVVRLATDTALRERLIKSGYKRAKTRFQYEVLAKTFDRYVGRLCMFPQHGKFIAGKRQRTSREI; via the coding sequence ATGGATCGTAAAAAAATTGTGCTTGTTGCCGGCGTTTTTCCTCCTGGAATAGGAGGCATGCAAAACTATTATTATAATTTGTCCAAATATACGAAACATGATATCACCGTTCTCGCCCCGGAATATCCGGGCAGCGGCCTGTTTGACGAAGGCCAGCCGTTCCGCATCGTAAGAGGGAATTTCATGCGCGGGGAAAAAGTCCATTTTACTAGCTGGGGGCGGCTGTTCCGCCATGTTCGGAAGTTGATGGCATCCGAAAAGCCGGATGTCACCATATACGGCTACGTGCTGATCGGATTTATCGGGCTGCTGCTTAAGCTGTTCGGATCGCGGCGTTATATGATTTCGACACATGGGATGGATATGTTATATTTTCGCCGGTTTATCGGATTAAACTTTATCGTCAAGCTGATATTGACCCACGCCGACGGCGTGCTTGCGAACAGCGAGTTTACGAAGAAGCTTGTGGAAGATTACGGGGTAGACCCGTCCCGCATCAGTCTCGTTTATCCCGGTGTCGAGCCGATCTTTGAACGGAAGCCGGCGAACGAAGAACTGGCCAGCCGATATGGGCTGGAAGGGAAATATGTGCTGATGTCGGTCGGCCGGCTTATTACGCGCAAAGGGCATGACCGGGTCATTGAAGCGATGCCTGCCATTTTGTCGCATATCCCGAATGCGGTATATGTCATCGTCGGGGACGGTCCGGAGCGCACGCGCCTGGAGCAGCTGGCAAGGGAGAAAGGCGTCGGCAGCGCGGTTTTGTTCACGGGAAGCATCAGCGGCAGCGAAAGCTTGAACGAGCATTACAGCCTTGCGGACCAGTTTATTATGGTCAGCAGGCAGCTGGAGAAAGGAGATGCCGAAGGTTTCGGTATCGTCTATCTGGAGGCGGCATCCGCAGGCGTGCCGGTTATTGCAGGCCGTTCCGGCGGCGCGCTGGAGGCGGTGCTTCACGGCGAAACAGGGCTGCTGGTTAATCCGGAAGCGCATGCTGAAATTACGGAAAGCGTCGTCCGCCTTGCAACGGACACGGCGCTTCGGGAACGGCTTATTAAATCGGGTTACAAACGTGCGAAAACCAGATTCCAATATGAAGTGCTGGCCAAAACATTCGACCGGTACGTCGGTCGTTTATGCATGTTCCCGCAGCACGGCAAGTTCATAGCAGGCAAAAGGCAGCGAACTTCCAGGGAAATATGA
- a CDS encoding lysylphosphatidylglycerol synthase domain-containing protein, with protein sequence MPGKWWPPLLKAMLVIAIIYFIGYSLPLKAADLAAYLKHADYRFYSSMALFALFLMLQAGIWVLIVNAAGAAMGSGVKLSWLTGLRIFIDSQFAKYIPGGVWNYAGRVVLATREGMPLAAQFAAILYENVLLVAAALAYALVLAVNMHVEPVPLVLVSLMAAGLAYLFYGRITDSVRRVFVKASHWKPLGRLLAKFAGSSALAGDSGATLTRHQFFRYLACFLCSHFVMGIAFWLLLSSFGQGHIGLFYAAGTFATSWLLGLLSPLPGGLGVREGFLVYFISLKLGTDAALQVSVIARLWNIMAEVTFWFVIQSISRLTRKVRSYGS encoded by the coding sequence ATGCCGGGAAAATGGTGGCCGCCTTTACTGAAAGCTATGCTTGTTATCGCGATCATCTATTTTATTGGTTATAGTTTGCCGCTGAAAGCGGCTGATCTGGCAGCGTATTTAAAGCATGCGGATTATCGCTTTTATTCGTCCATGGCGTTGTTTGCTTTGTTTCTTATGCTGCAGGCCGGCATCTGGGTGCTTATCGTCAATGCTGCAGGCGCAGCGATGGGCAGCGGCGTTAAGCTAAGCTGGCTGACGGGGCTTCGTATCTTTATTGATTCGCAATTCGCCAAATACATTCCGGGCGGCGTCTGGAATTATGCGGGCCGGGTCGTGCTGGCCACTAGGGAGGGCATGCCCCTTGCGGCACAATTTGCCGCTATTCTCTATGAGAACGTGCTGCTTGTTGCCGCTGCTCTTGCATATGCGCTTGTGCTTGCCGTCAATATGCATGTCGAACCGGTACCCCTCGTACTGGTCTCGCTGATGGCCGCCGGTTTGGCCTATTTATTTTACGGGCGGATAACAGACAGTGTTCGCCGCGTCTTTGTGAAGGCTTCCCATTGGAAGCCGCTGGGCAGGCTGCTCGCGAAGTTTGCAGGCAGTTCGGCGCTGGCAGGCGATTCAGGAGCAACACTGACGCGCCATCAGTTTTTTCGTTATTTGGCTTGTTTTTTATGCAGCCATTTTGTGATGGGAATTGCTTTCTGGCTGCTGCTCAGCAGTTTCGGCCAAGGCCATATCGGCTTGTTTTACGCGGCGGGCACATTCGCAACATCCTGGCTGCTTGGTTTGCTTAGCCCGCTTCCGGGCGGACTTGGCGTCAGGGAAGGTTTCCTTGTCTATTTTATTTCGTTAAAGCTGGGAACGGATGCCGCTTTGCAGGTGTCCGTCATAGCCCGCTTATGGAATATTATGGCCGAAGTAACATTCTGGTTCGTCATTCAATCCATCAGCAGACTGACAAGAAAGGTGAGGAGTTATGGATCGTAA